A stretch of the Panicum virgatum strain AP13 chromosome 9N, P.virgatum_v5, whole genome shotgun sequence genome encodes the following:
- the LOC120690725 gene encoding uncharacterized protein LOC120690725, with amino-acid sequence MGEFDDYWARAYRGDSGVPHSDPQRLVSTWTGAFALGAAACVHHHASALASHIKSLPAAWQDMTMMLDQKRWKKILEKKQQQA; translated from the exons ATGGGCGAGTTCGACGACTACTGGGCGCGGGCCTACAGGGGCGACTCCGGGGTCCCGCACTCCGACCCGCAGCGCCTCGTCTCCACCTGGACCGGCGCCTTcgccctcggcgccgccgcctgcgtccACCACCACGCCTCCGCGCTCGCCTCCCACATCAAGTCCCTCCCCGCCGC TTGGCAAGACATGACGATGATGCTTGATCAAAAGCGCTGGAAGAAAATCCTCGAGAAGAAGCAACAGCAAGCTTAA
- the LOC120690723 gene encoding glycerophosphodiester phosphodiesterase GDPD6-like isoform X1: MASSSSLTGHICITVLVLLFGGSKANPAALSHSQLDVNRKKPLQTFRPYNIAHRGSNGELPEETAAAYLRAIEEGADFIETDILASKDGHLICFHDVTLDATTDVANRTKFAHRKRTYEVQGAKVTGWFVVDFTLKELKSLRGKQRFSFRDQRYNGKYQIITFEEYILIALYADRIVGIYPEIKNPVFINQHVKWSNGKKFEDKFVETLLRYGYKGAYMSEDWLRQPLFIQSFAPTSLIYVSNMTNSPKVFLIDDTNTPTQDTNQSYYEITSNAYLAFIRNYVIGIGPWKDTIVPTKDNYLEQPTDLVARAHALNLQVHPYTFRNENSYLHFNFHQDPYAEYEYWLNEIGVDGLFTDFTGSLHKYQEWTRPYPKKQKKAEALLHEIATMLKNNGY; the protein is encoded by the exons ATGGCCTCCTCGT CATCTTTGACAGGGCACATCTGTATCACTGTCCTTGTGCTGCTTTTTGGGGGATCCAAAGCCAACCCAGCTGCACTTTCCCATAGCCAGCTCGATGTAAACCGCAAGAAGCCACTACAGACGTTCAGACCTTACAACATTGCTCACAGGGGCTCAAATGGTGAATTACCCGAAGAAACAGCAGCAGCCTACCTG AGAGCTATTGAAGAGGGTGCAGACTTCATCGAAACTGATATACTCGCATCAAAGGATGGACATCTTATCTGTTTTCATGATGTAACATTGGACGCAACAACCGATGTTGCGAACCGGACGAAGTTCGCCCACAGGAAGAGAACCTATGAAGTCCAAGGAGCCAAAGTTACTGGATGGTTTGTTG TGGACTTCACTCTTAAAGAGCTTAAATCACTGAGGGGGAAACAACGGTTCAGTTTCAGGGACCAACGGTACAATG GGAAATACCAGATTATTACATTTGAGGAGTATATCTTGATTGCGCTTTATGCGGACAGGATAGTGGGAATATACCCTGAGATCAAAAATCCAGTTTTCATCAACCAGCAT GTCAAGTGGTCGAATGGAAAGAAATTTGAGGATAAGTTCGTAGAGACACTACTGAGATATGGCTATAAAGGTGCATATATGTCTGAAGACTGGCTCAGGCAGCCACTCTTCATTCAGTCCTTTGCTCCGACTTCACTCATTTATGTCTCAAATATGACAAACTCTCCCAAAGTGTTCTTGATTGATGACACGAACACTCCAACTCAAGACACCAATCAG TCATACTATGAGATAACTTCAAATGCCTATCTTGCATTCATAAGAAACTATGTTATTGGAATTGGTCCATGGAAGGATACAATTGTTCCTACAAAGGACAACTATTTAGAACAGCCGACCGATCTCGTCGCACGAGCACATGCTCTTAATCTTCAG GTGCACCCGTACACTTTCAGAaatgagaattcatacttgcACTTCAACTTCCATCAAGACCCTTATGCCGAATACGAATATTGGCTCAATGAGATCGGTGTCGATGGGCTGTTCACTGATTTTACTGGTAGTTTGCACAAGTACCAAGAATGGACTAGGCCATAcccaaagaagcagaagaaggcGGAAGCATTGTTGCATGAGATCGCGACCATGTTGAAGAATAATGGATACTGA
- the LOC120690723 gene encoding glycerophosphodiester phosphodiesterase GDPD6-like isoform X2, giving the protein MASSWHICITVLVLLFGGSKANPAALSHSQLDVNRKKPLQTFRPYNIAHRGSNGELPEETAAAYLRAIEEGADFIETDILASKDGHLICFHDVTLDATTDVANRTKFAHRKRTYEVQGAKVTGWFVVDFTLKELKSLRGKQRFSFRDQRYNGKYQIITFEEYILIALYADRIVGIYPEIKNPVFINQHVKWSNGKKFEDKFVETLLRYGYKGAYMSEDWLRQPLFIQSFAPTSLIYVSNMTNSPKVFLIDDTNTPTQDTNQSYYEITSNAYLAFIRNYVIGIGPWKDTIVPTKDNYLEQPTDLVARAHALNLQVHPYTFRNENSYLHFNFHQDPYAEYEYWLNEIGVDGLFTDFTGSLHKYQEWTRPYPKKQKKAEALLHEIATMLKNNGY; this is encoded by the exons ATGGCCTCCTCGT GGCACATCTGTATCACTGTCCTTGTGCTGCTTTTTGGGGGATCCAAAGCCAACCCAGCTGCACTTTCCCATAGCCAGCTCGATGTAAACCGCAAGAAGCCACTACAGACGTTCAGACCTTACAACATTGCTCACAGGGGCTCAAATGGTGAATTACCCGAAGAAACAGCAGCAGCCTACCTG AGAGCTATTGAAGAGGGTGCAGACTTCATCGAAACTGATATACTCGCATCAAAGGATGGACATCTTATCTGTTTTCATGATGTAACATTGGACGCAACAACCGATGTTGCGAACCGGACGAAGTTCGCCCACAGGAAGAGAACCTATGAAGTCCAAGGAGCCAAAGTTACTGGATGGTTTGTTG TGGACTTCACTCTTAAAGAGCTTAAATCACTGAGGGGGAAACAACGGTTCAGTTTCAGGGACCAACGGTACAATG GGAAATACCAGATTATTACATTTGAGGAGTATATCTTGATTGCGCTTTATGCGGACAGGATAGTGGGAATATACCCTGAGATCAAAAATCCAGTTTTCATCAACCAGCAT GTCAAGTGGTCGAATGGAAAGAAATTTGAGGATAAGTTCGTAGAGACACTACTGAGATATGGCTATAAAGGTGCATATATGTCTGAAGACTGGCTCAGGCAGCCACTCTTCATTCAGTCCTTTGCTCCGACTTCACTCATTTATGTCTCAAATATGACAAACTCTCCCAAAGTGTTCTTGATTGATGACACGAACACTCCAACTCAAGACACCAATCAG TCATACTATGAGATAACTTCAAATGCCTATCTTGCATTCATAAGAAACTATGTTATTGGAATTGGTCCATGGAAGGATACAATTGTTCCTACAAAGGACAACTATTTAGAACAGCCGACCGATCTCGTCGCACGAGCACATGCTCTTAATCTTCAG GTGCACCCGTACACTTTCAGAaatgagaattcatacttgcACTTCAACTTCCATCAAGACCCTTATGCCGAATACGAATATTGGCTCAATGAGATCGGTGTCGATGGGCTGTTCACTGATTTTACTGGTAGTTTGCACAAGTACCAAGAATGGACTAGGCCATAcccaaagaagcagaagaaggcGGAAGCATTGTTGCATGAGATCGCGACCATGTTGAAGAATAATGGATACTGA
- the LOC120691458 gene encoding mitochondrial import receptor subunit TOM5 homolog, translating into MAASAVEKLKALWDSQVNDEEQWALNYKLLKAAGLFAGSIFLMCNYGDLMAI; encoded by the exons atggcggcgtcggcggtggaGAAGCTCAAGGCCCTCTGGGACTCGCAGGTCAACGACGAGGAGCAGTGGGCGCTCAACTAT AAGCTGCTAAAAGCTGCGGGTCTGTTTGCTGGATCCATCTTCctgatgtgcaactatggtgaCCTGATGGCCATTTAA